The sequence CGCCGACCGGGCGTACGGCGACAGGCTTTTACCTGCGCGGCGATGTCGGCAGCTTCGGCAGCTATCGCGGCCTGATTTCCGCGGGGGCTGTGGGCCAGCGGGTCGACGCCTGGGGCGCGGTCAGTGCCGACACGTCGGACGGCGACCGCGAGCATGTGGCGCGGCGCGGCTTCCGCTTCCACGGCAATGTCGGGATGCAGTTCAGCGACCTGATATCGAACCGCCTCTATGTCAGCTTCAACAATATCAATCAGGACATCCCCGGCGCGCTGACGCGCGAACAGGCGCTGACGGCTCCGCGCATGGCGAATTCGGGCAGCATCGCGGGCGACAATGCGCGCGACATCGATTCGCTGCGTATCCAGAACCGCACACGCTTCGATTGGGGCGCGCTCCGCGTCGACGTCGGCGTCTTTGTCAACGCCAAGCGGCTCTATCACCCGATCTTTCAGGTGATCGACCAGGACAGCACCGACCGTGGCGGATATGTCCGGCTCGACTATATGGATGATCTGATCGAAGCGACGCTGGGCGGCGAATTGCGCGTCGGCGACACCAGGTCGAAGCGCTTTGCGAACCTCGCGGGAAAGCGCGGTGCGGCGACCTTCGACGCCGATCTCGATGCGCACGCGGCGACAGTCTATGGCGAAGTCCGTTTGAAGCCCGTTGACAGGCTGTCGCTGATCGCGGGCGGCATTTACGCCGACGGGATGCGCAAGCAGCGCATCAACCGGAACAGCGCAGCACCGACGCAGAATGGCACCGTCGCCCGCGCCGATTTCAACGCTTTCTCGCCCAGGTTCGGCCTGTTGTTCGAGCCGGTGGCGGGGGCGCAAATCTATGCCAACTACAGCCGCTCGGTCGAGTTTCCGGGGTTCAGCGAGCTTGCGCAGATCGCGAGCTTCGTCCCGCTCGATCCGCAGCGCGCGTGGACGGCGGAGGTCGGCACGCGCGGCCGGGCTGGGCCGGTCAGCTGGGACATCACCCTCTATCGCAGCGACATCAAGGGCGAGCTGCTCCAGTATAATGTCGGCCCGGCGATCCCGGCGTCGACCTTCAACGCGGGGCGCACGCGGCATGAGGGGATAGAGGCGGCGTTCGAGGTCAAACCGGCCGTCTGGCTGCGGCTCCGTCAGGTCTATACCTCCAGCAATTTCCGCTTCCGCGATGATGCCGACTATGGCGACAACCGCCTGCCGGTGGTGCCGCGCCACGTCTACCGTGCAGAGGCGCGCATCGGCACCGACGCGCTGCATATGGCGCCGAATGTCGAATGGGTGCCCGATGGACCCTATGCCGACTATCGCAACCAGGTTCGCACCCCCGGCTATGCGCTGGTCGGCGTGACCGGCGGCGCGCGGCTGGCGGAGGGGGTCGACGCCTTTGTCGACGTGCGCAACATCACGGGCAAAAAGGCGATCGGCGACATCAGCGCGGCGATCGCCGTGACCGATGCCTCGGCCATTTATTACCCCGTCGAGCGCCGCGCCATAGCGGTCGGCGTCCGCGCGCGCTTCTGATCGGGAGGCGATGACCGGCGCCCGGCAAGCGCGTTGCTTCGCGCGGCGCGCTGGCTCGGCGTTGCGGTCGGAGGCTCGGCGCGCCTATAGCGGACGGATGGTCCCTGTCCTTCGCCTGCTGGTCGCGTTCGCCTTCTTGTCGCTGACGCCCGCCGCGGCGGCCCACGGGCGCGGCCCGGTGGTGCTTGCGGCGGCGAGCCTGCAGGAATCGCTCACCGAAGCGGCGGACGTCTGGGCGGCGCGCGGGCATTCCCGGCCCATTCTGTCCTTCGCGGCGTCGTCGGCGCTCGCGCGGCAGGTGATCGCGGGGGCGCCGGCCGACCTCTTTCTGTCAGCCGACGAGCCGTGGATGGATGCGGTGGCGAGGGCGGGGCGGCTCCGCGCGGGGACGCGCGCGACGCTGTTCGGCAACCGGCTCGTGCTCATCGCGCCCGCGCGCAGCCGCGTGCGGCTGAGCCCGGCACGCGGCTTTCCGCTCGCCCGCGCACTCGGCTCCGGCCGTCTCGCGATGGCCGATCCCGACGCGGTGCCCGCCGGGCGTTATGCGAAGGCGGCGCTGACCCATCTCGGCGTCTGGCGCAGCGTCGCGGGCCGACTCGCGCCCGCCGAAAATGTCCGCGCCGCGCTGGTGCTGGTCGAGCGGGGCGCCGCGCCGCTCGGCATCGTCTATGCCACCGACGCGCGCGCGTCGAAGGCGGTGCGCATTCTCGGCACATTTCCAGCGGCGAGTCATCCGCCGATCCGTTATCCGGTGGCGGTGTTGAAGGCCTCACGGCACCGCGATGCCGCGGCTTTCCGCGCCTTCCTTCTGTCCACACAGGGTCGTGCGATCTTTACGCGCCACGGCTTTTCGGCGCCGTGATGCTGTCGGCGGAGGAATGGGGGATCGTCGCGCTGTCGCTCAAGGTCGGCGGGCTCGCGGTGCTCGCGACGCTGCCGCTCGCCTTCCTGATCGCGTGGTTGCTCGCGCGTCATCGTTTCCCCGGCCGGATGCTTGTCGATGCGCTCGTCCACCTGCCGCTCGTGCTGCCGCCGGTCGTC is a genomic window of Sphingopyxis sp. FD7 containing:
- the modA gene encoding molybdate ABC transporter substrate-binding protein, which gives rise to MVPVLRLLVAFAFLSLTPAAAAHGRGPVVLAAASLQESLTEAADVWAARGHSRPILSFAASSALARQVIAGAPADLFLSADEPWMDAVARAGRLRAGTRATLFGNRLVLIAPARSRVRLSPARGFPLARALGSGRLAMADPDAVPAGRYAKAALTHLGVWRSVAGRLAPAENVRAALVLVERGAAPLGIVYATDARASKAVRILGTFPAASHPPIRYPVAVLKASRHRDAAAFRAFLLSTQGRAIFTRHGFSAP
- a CDS encoding TonB-dependent receptor family protein; this translates as MTKFATRAARLLALATCLAAVPAHADEAADSTIIVTAPQLTNEAEARVQKTAGGADVVSHQDYADKSIVSLRDTLAFSPGVYLQPRYGQEVRISIRGSGLSRGFHMRGLTLLQDGVPINLADDNGDFQELEPIFFDHLEVYRGANALRFGSGTLGGAVNGVTPTGRTATGFYLRGDVGSFGSYRGLISAGAVGQRVDAWGAVSADTSDGDREHVARRGFRFHGNVGMQFSDLISNRLYVSFNNINQDIPGALTREQALTAPRMANSGSIAGDNARDIDSLRIQNRTRFDWGALRVDVGVFVNAKRLYHPIFQVIDQDSTDRGGYVRLDYMDDLIEATLGGELRVGDTRSKRFANLAGKRGAATFDADLDAHAATVYGEVRLKPVDRLSLIAGGIYADGMRKQRINRNSAAPTQNGTVARADFNAFSPRFGLLFEPVAGAQIYANYSRSVEFPGFSELAQIASFVPLDPQRAWTAEVGTRGRAGPVSWDITLYRSDIKGELLQYNVGPAIPASTFNAGRTRHEGIEAAFEVKPAVWLRLRQVYTSSNFRFRDDADYGDNRLPVVPRHVYRAEARIGTDALHMAPNVEWVPDGPYADYRNQVRTPGYALVGVTGGARLAEGVDAFVDVRNITGKKAIGDISAAIAVTDASAIYYPVERRAIAVGVRARF